Genomic window (Spirosoma sp. KCTC 42546):
GGGTAACGTCGTTGAAAAAAACGCGGAAGAGCCAGTGTTGCAATCATCCAGAGTGCCGTCATGATATTATCGGCAGCGGTAGCGGCTACGAACAAATTCCCGGCTTTCGATACGCCGTAATGAAGGGCTACGGCATGGAAATTAATGCCTCCTCCAATGTACGTTCCGGTAAACATTCCCGCCAGTGCAAAGAATAGTTTCCCAACGGTTTGTGGTGCCGCAAAGGCCCAAACACTCACAAAAACGCCGATAATTGTGCCCGCTGAACCGACTAGAAACATCGTTAGCATCGGCAATCCAGCCTGACGAAGGTCTTTCAGGTTTACACTCAACAGTAACAGGAATAATGAAAACGGGGCTATGTAGCTAAAAATGCTTTCGTAAACTGGCGTTTCGGTCGTTGGTATGAGACCCAGATTGGCCTCGATAGCCGTCAGAATAATCACCAGCAAAGCCGTTCCAATATGACGGAAACCGGGCTTTTTATTCAGCCATTCGCAGATGATAATAGTTAAACAAAGAACGAAGAGAATGAAAATAGAGTCAGTCACAGGATGAAGTGATTAAGACTGTAAACTAATCAATCTTCAGCTAAATCTGTGGCATATTCCTACTTTTACCCCTATTTAATTCTTTCTTCCTACAAAACAGCCAAACGGCACTAAACGAATATGTTTGTTCAGTGCCGTTTGGCTGTTGATAAACTATTACCTGGTCTATAGCAGGCGATCAGGGCACAACAACACCATGTGCATTCACGGGCTTACTCAGCGTCCAGTTGTCATTTTCTAGTTGAGTTAAGAAACAGCGGGTTCGGTACACTGTGCCGCGAAGGATAATTTTCTTATTCGTGGCCAGCCATTCGTCTCTTGTTTTTACGTACGCTGTTACCCAGGCCTTTTCGTTTCCTCCTCGGGAAGGAGGTCGCTCCGGGAAGCGCTCTCGTAAAAAAGTAGGCACACCCCCAGAGTGAATAAAACTATCGTAGATAACTAATAGGCTAAGCGGCAAGGTAAAGTCAAAGCCCGTAAAAAAGTTCAGCGCTGGCATGTAATAAAGGATGTCGAAAAATTCATCCTGCGTTGACCGCATAATGGCATCCTCTCTGGCCGATTTTCGTAACAGGTCTTTAAATGTAGCATCATCGACCAGGGGCA
Coding sequences:
- a CDS encoding chitosanase, whose amino-acid sequence is MITVAIKSKIEQIVNVFETGTAEGKYDALVIFKDGKDNTRQITYGRSQTTEQGNLKTLIELYINRDGKFADDFVPYRTKIGTVPLVDDATFKDLLRKSAREDAIMRSTQDEFFDILYYMPALNFFTGFDFTLPLSLLVIYDSFIHSGGVPTFLRERFPERPPSRGGNEKAWVTAYVKTRDEWLATNKKIILRGTVYRTRCFLTQLENDNWTLSKPVNAHGVVVP